The proteins below are encoded in one region of Phaseolus vulgaris cultivar G19833 chromosome 1, P. vulgaris v2.0, whole genome shotgun sequence:
- the LOC137814884 gene encoding serine/threonine-protein kinase haspin homolog: MNTNFEAVKGTGFPLPRCPSSNANAQSSPLDLWSEIIADEPPQPQRIDVVYRRRHPRNPNNHTNSNPFDPPLPRPTRPSLDPNKRVSWNRSLSTRGRTSIAVGASMVYQPQLKKDKRKGKPALPKGKLVQPPNVEKERLYFEEVDAFELLEESPSPKKNTWITDDLKQEGPMPTICSRLEKWLHSKRLNSSCGPSSTLSKILDASSTRLEGIQDIDFSTPELRTLEPTEKSNSLQTIKTGDRKTSVENDIHLQQTNEKMLFAQSGEGCENIDAAVKKLSLISTSSSIDNDHISPFSALLAICGQSAPSLLQDIFSSGSKTIVKVGEGTFGEAFKVNNYVCKIVPFDGDFRVNGEIQKKSEELLEEVLLCQTLNRLRGKAGASDNLSSAFIDCIEFRVCQGPYDAELIRAWEDWDLKHGSENDHPKEFPDKQCYVVFVQEHGGKDLEGFALLNFDEARALLAQVTAGLAVAESAFEFEHRDLHWGNILVGRSDSEALQFTLDGRRMLVKTSGLIISIIDFTLSRINTGDRILYLDLSCDPDLFKGPKGDKQSETYRRMKEVTEDWWEGSCPKTNVLWLIYLVDILLMKKSFERTSKHERDLRSFKKRLDKYDSSKEAILDPFFTDLFIESDAKV, translated from the exons ATGAACACCAATTTCGAAGCAGTTAAGGGCACGGGTTTCCCTCTTCCTCGCTGCCCCTCCTCAAATGCAAATGCACAATCTTCTCCACTTGATCTCTGGTCAGAAATCATCGCCGATGAGCCCCCCCAACCCCAACGAATCGACGTCGTTTACCGGAGAAGACACCCTCGCAACCCCAACAACCATACCAACTC AAACCCTTTCGATCCTCCCCTACCGCGTCCCACTCGGCCGAGTTTGGACCCCAACAAGCGAGTCAGTTGGAATCGTTCGCTTTCCACCAG AGGGAGGACTAGTATTGCTGTTGGTGCTTCTATGGTTTACCAGCCTCAGTTGAAGAAGGACAAAAGGAAAGGAAAACCTGCACTCCCCAAA GGGAAGCTTGTGCAACCTCCAAACGTTGAGAAGGAAAGGTTATATTTTGAAGAGGTTGATGCTTTTGAGTTGTTGGAGGAAAGCCCCTCACCCAAGAAAAACACATGGATCACAGATGATTTGAAACAAGAGGGACCAATGCCAACTATATGCTCCAGATTAGAAAAATGGTTACACTCTAAAAGGTTAAACTCTTCCTGCGGTCCCTCGAGCACACTGTCCAAGATACTAGATGCTTCTTCCACGCGTTTGGAAGGTATTCAAGATATTGATTTCAGTACTCCTGAATTGAGAACACTGGAACCAACTGAGAAAAGCAATTCACTACAAACCATTAAAACTGGAGATAGGAAAACTTCTGTTGAAAATGACATTCATCTTCAACAAACAAATGAAAAGATGCTGTTTGCACAAAGTGGTGAAGGATGTGAAAATATTGATGCTGCTGTTAAGAAACTTTCTCTGATATCAACGTCATCTTCGATTGACAATGACCACATTAGTCCATTTTCAGCTTTATTAGCAATCTGTGGACAGTCTGCGCCTTCACTGTTACAAGATATCTTTTCTAG TGGCTCAAAAACTATTGTGAAAGTTGGTGAAGGAACATTTGGAGAAGCCTTCAAGGTTAATAATTATGTCTGCAAAATAGTTCCGTTTGACGGGGACTTCAGAGTGAATGGGGAAATACAAAAG AAATCTGAAGAATTACTGGAGGAGGTGCTTCTTTGCCAAACTCTCAATCGATTGAGAGGAAAAGCAGGAGCTTCTGATAATTTAAGCAGTGCATTTATCGATTGCATAGA ATTTAGAGTATGTCAGGGACCTTATGATGCGGAACTAATTCGAGCATGGGAAGATTGGGATCTTAAGCATGGTTCTGAAAATGATCATCCAAAAGAGTTCCCAGATAAACAG TGTTACGTGGTGTTCGTACAAGAACATGGTGGCAAGGATCTTGAAGGTTTTGCACTCCTGAATTTTGACGAGGCAAGGGCATTACTGGCTCAG GTTACGGCTGGGCTTGCTGTGGCGGAGTCTGCTTTTGAATTTGAACACCGAGATCTTCACTG GGGAAATATACTTGTGGGCCGAAGTGATTCTGAAGCGTTGCAGTTCACTCTCGATGGCAGGAGGATGTTAGTCAAAACGTCTGGTTTAATAATATCTATCATTGACTTCACTCTATCAAGAATAAACACAG GTGATAGAATTCTATATTTAGATCTTTCCTGTGATCCTGACCTATTTAAAGGACCGAAAGGGGACAAACAG TCAGAAACATATCGGAGGATGAAGGAGGTGACTGAAGATTGGTGGGAAGGAAG TTGTCCTAAAACAAACGTTTTATGGTTGATCTACTTGGTAGACATACTCCTCATGAAGAAATCATTT GAACGTACCTCAAAGCACGAGAGAGATCTACGCTCCTTTAAGAAACGTCTTGACAAGTATGATTCATCCAAGGAAGCAATTCTTGATCCCTTCTTCACTGATTTGTTCATTGAGTCTGACGCAAAGGTTTAA
- the LOC137814882 gene encoding glucan endo-1,3-beta-glucosidase 1-like produces MAKEPSLCLFLLSFLILLSSGTASSPSLATAFLHKTKISKSEIRLSVTDYNIFNTLTATDLPVDFFLNESVVENFVSSKSSPVAWLKVHLLNILPQVDIRSIVVRCGSECLGRDEMPLLTPVMESIHSFLSNLQLGREVKVSVSFPLSFLENLNASYENELLRIVAFVKKIDSFIMLEDAIDGESETVQSVIERATLASILPCKDVPVVFATKSSGMELAEFSEAVSKYLEAGSRFTKRIAALYAEVQTSKGFVLEDLKREEGEGIIPLTLGEKPSKVHIRRILQVPTNSPNTVSPTNPTPPSPVISPPDTPTIITVPSTNPVTVSPTNPGATPVTVPSTTPAVPLAPVNPANPGAQPVTNPASSYPPPSGNGPVTNALPPPPSTNSQATPGGQSWCVAKTGVSEATLQSALDYACGMPSVDCSQIQQGGSCYNPNSLQNHASFAFNSYYQKNLASTSCDFGGTATIVNTNPSSGSCIYPSSSGAGTSGSIGSPSVSGSQSPPDLNTSNSAALRPFLDHMVLVVISLVSIRLSI; encoded by the exons ATGGCCAAGGAACCTTCTCTGTGCCTCTTCCTCCTCTCTTTTCTCATTCTCCTCTCTTCCG GGACTGCATCTTCACCCTCTCTTGCTACCGCATTCCTCCACAAAACCAAGATCTCCAAATCTGAGATTCGGCTTTCTGTTACTGATTACAACATTTTCAACACTCTCACTGCCACCGACCTGCCAGTTGATTTCTTCTTAAACGAAAGCGTGGTTGAAAATTTTGTTTCTTCAAAATCATCTCCGGTTGCATGGCTGAAAGTTCATCTTTTGAACATTCTTCCACAAGTGGACATCAGGAGCATCGTTGTTAGATGTGGCAGTGAGTGCTTAGGCCGAGATGAGATGCCTTTACTCACACCTGTTATGGAATCAATTCATTCGTTTCTCAGCAATCTTCAACTAGGGAGGGAAGTTAAAGTCTCAGTGTCATTTCCGCTTTCGTTCTTAGAGAATTTGAATGCATCATATGAAAATGAGCTTCTTAGGATTGTTGCTTTTGTGAAGAAAATAGATTCATTTATCATGCTAGAGGATGCAATTGATGGGGAATCGGAAACTGTTCAGTCTGTTATTGAAAGAGCCACACTTGCTTCTATTCTTCCTTGCAAAGATGTTCCTGTGGTTTTCGCAACCAAGAGCAGTGGTATGGAATTAGCTGAATTTAGTGAGGCAGTATCCAAATATCTTGAAGCAGGATCTCGTTTTACTAAAAGGATTGCTGCATTGTATGCAGAAGTACAGACAAGCAAAGGTTTTGTACTGGAAGATCTCAAAAGAGAAGAGGGAGAAGGGATAATTCCTTTGACCCTAGGAGAAAAGCCAAGCAAAGTCCACATCAGAAGAATTCTCCAAGTCCCAACCAACTCACCTAACACAGTTTCCCCCACAAATCCAACCCCACCTTCACCAGTCATCTCACCTCCAGATACACCAACCATCATCACAGTTCCTTCCACCAATCCTGTCACAGTTTCCCCCACTAATCCAGGAGCAACACCTGTGACAGTTCCTTCTACCACACCAGCTGTTCCCTTAGCCCCTGTAAATCCAGCCAATCCAGGGGCTCAACCAGTCACCAACCCTGCGAGCTCTTATCCACCCCCATCAGGAAATGGTCCTGTCACAAATGCccttcctcctcctccaagcACAAATTCTCAAGCCACGCCAGGGGGGCAGAGTTGGTGTGTGGCAAAGACTGGAGTTTCAGAAGCTACTCTTCAATCAGCACTGGACTATGCTTGTGGAATGCCAAGTGTAGATTGTTCACAAATACAGCAAGGTGGAAGTTGTTACAATCCAAATTCATTACAAAACCATGCTTCTTTTGCCTTCAACAGCTACTACCAGAAGAATCTTGCGTCAACAAGCTGTGACTTTGGAGGCACAGCAACCATAGTTAACACCAATCCAA GCTCGGGTTCTTGCATTTATCCATCTTCTTCAGGGGCAGGCACATCCGG CTCTATTGGCTCTCCTTCAGTTTCAGGATCCCAAAGCCCTCCTGATTTAAATACCTCAAATTCAGCTGCTCTGAGGCCTTTTCTTGACCATATGGTTCTGGTAGTAATATCCTTAGTCAGCATAAGACTCTCTATATGA
- the LOC137814881 gene encoding uncharacterized protein produces the protein MGGDGATANAEAQYATAKISVWWDIENCHVPKGSDPHAIAQNISSALVRMNYCGPVSISAYGDTTTRIPASVQHALSSTGIALNHVPAGVKDASDKKILVDMLFWAVDNPAPANYLLISGDRDFSNALHQLRMRRYNILLAQPHKASAPLVAAAKSVWLWTSLLAGGPPLSNGESQQLGNGSISHVSSSDSSLIPATSAAQMQQSYSEVHVGNSKFPNGGRGFDTRFQGKPNWRNSSQSNAPRAMNPPPPPPGLQDNRNRNNINSYRPGNFNPNVPLSGSATNYVHGNTDQLWSNNSNLQGNHQVPYSQPLRPNNFPLQPPFAPSNSYTPTSRTFASPMIPPSRTGGPNFNSGPHTNVPDIGNLNISGYPDSVHNPPTIQQRNGDLKHNPNSSAPLLRSIDEKNGHVVHNSGTQQLHQGYQHGPDYQPTPLAAMGNNNPPGSGMWGSPGCPKPSEYVQGLIGVVLLALNSLKNAKMMPTEANITDCIRFGDSKHRNTDVKKALESAIEQNMVVKQNLGALPLYVGKNDKLWKCVNPLGGNPKQHSKETWDQIEKFLTTPAGRTAIMATLCKYEAGIVIKNMCFKDLALGDVLQILNMLITHKKWIAHHPSGWQPLNIALPETNPGSGVVAEV, from the exons ATGGGCGGAGATGGAGCGACGGCGAACGCGGAGGCGCAGTACGCCACGGCGAAGATATCGGTGTGGTGGGACATCGAAAACTGCCATGTGCCCAAGGGTTCGGATCCGCACGCGATCGCGCAGAACATCAGCTCAGCGCTGGTCCGCATGAACTACTGTGGCCCCGTCTCCATCTCCGCCTACGGAGACACCACCACGCGCATCCCAGCCTCTGTACAGCACGCGCTCTCCAGCACCGGAATTGCCCTCAACCACGTCCCTGCCG GCGTGAAAGACGCAAGTGACAAGAAGATTCTTGTTGATATGCTATTCTGGGCAGTGGACAATCCCGCACCCGccaattatttattaatttcgGGTGACCGAGACTTCTCAAATGCTCTCCATCAACTTCGGATGAGGAGATATAATATTCTTCTTGCGCAACCTCATAAGGCATCAGCACCCTTGGTCGCTGCTGCCAAGAGTGTATGGCTTTGGACTAGCCTCTTAGCTGGAGGACCTCCTCTGTCTAATGGTGAATCACAACAACTTGGTAATGGTAGCATTAGCCATGTATCATCTTCTGACTCCTCACTAATTCCAGCTACAAGTGCTGCTCAGATGCAGCAATCCTATTCAGAAGTTCATGTAGGAAATTCAAAATTTCCAAATGGAGGCAGGGGATTCGACACTAGGTTTCAGGGTAAACCTAATTGGAGAAACTCGAGTCAATCAAATGCACCCAGAGCAATGaatccaccaccaccaccacctggACTTCAAGATAATCGTAATCGTAATAATATAAACTCTTATCGACCTGGAAACTTTAATCCAAATGTTCCGCTGAGTGGATCTGCTACAAATTATGTTCATGGCAATACTGATCAGTTATGGAGCAATAACAGTAATCTACAGGGCAATCATCAAGTTCCTTATTCCCAGCCATTAAGACCAAACAACTTCCCATTGCAACCTCCTTTTGCACCTAGTAATTCATATACTCCAACTTCTCGTACTTTTGCAAGTCCAATGATCCCACCTAGTAGGACTGGTGGTCCCAATTTCAACTCTGGGCCACATACCAACGTGCCAGATATTGGTAATCTGAACATTTCGGGATATCCTGATAGTGTTCATAACCCACCTACTATTCAACAACGGAATGGAGATTTGAAACATAATCCTAATAGTAGTgctccacttttaagatcaattgaTGAAAAAAATGGACATGTGGTACATAACAGTGGCACACAACAATTACACCAAGGTTATCAACATGGTCCAGATTATCAACCAACGCCGTTGGCAGCAATGGGTAATAATAATCCTCCTGGTAGTGGTATGTGGGGTTCTCCAGGATGTCCTAAGCCTTCTGAATATGTACAAGGCTTAATAGGGGTTGTTTTACTTGCCTTGAACTCGCTAAAAAACGCAAAGATGATGCCAACTGAGGCAAATATAACTGATTGCATCCGATTTGGAGATTCCAAGCACCGCAACACTGATGTTAAGAAGGCTCTTGAAAGTGCTATTGAGCAGAATATGGTCGTGAAACAGAATTTAGGTGCTTTGCCATTGTATGTTGGTAAGAATGATAAACTTTGGAAGTGCGTCAATCCATTAGGTGGTAATCCTAAGCAGCACTCAAAAGAAACATGGGATCAAATTGAAAAGTTTTTAACAACTCCTGCTGGAAGAACAGCAATAATGGCTACACTGTGCAA GTATGAAGCAGGTATTGTGATTAAGAATATGTGCTTCAAAGATCTTGCTTTGGGTGATGTCCTTCAGATTCTCAACATGTTAATTACCCATAAAAAATGGATTGCGCATCATCCGTCTGGTTGGCAACCACTTAACATTGCTCTTCCTGAGACAAACCCCGGTTCAGGGGTTGTAGCTGAAGTATAA